In Anaerostipes hadrus ATCC 29173 = JCM 17467, a single genomic region encodes these proteins:
- a CDS encoding 3-oxoacid CoA-transferase subunit A: MKSKVVTREEALSRIHDGQTIMFGDWHGEFAADEIIDGMLEKGIKDIDAIAVSAGMADQGVGKLIKDHRVKSLITTHIGLNPIAKDQMFAGELAIEFSPQGTFAERIRCGGAGLGGCLTPTGLGTEVEEGKQKLTIDGKEYLLELPLRADVALIKATKADTAGNISFRMNSRATNSTMAMAADTVIVEVEEIVEVGELGPEEIDVPAPVIDMIYERTGEKRPMCPMWQRAKAKAEGGQ; the protein is encoded by the coding sequence TTGAAGTCAAAAGTTGTAACAAGAGAGGAAGCGCTCTCAAGAATTCATGATGGACAGACGATCATGTTTGGAGACTGGCATGGAGAATTTGCAGCAGATGAGATCATTGATGGAATGTTAGAAAAAGGAATCAAAGACATTGATGCGATCGCTGTATCTGCTGGAATGGCGGATCAGGGAGTCGGAAAGCTGATCAAAGATCACAGAGTTAAGAGTTTGATCACAACACATATTGGGTTGAACCCGATCGCCAAGGATCAGATGTTTGCAGGAGAACTTGCGATAGAATTTAGTCCGCAAGGAACCTTTGCAGAAAGAATCCGTTGTGGTGGAGCAGGTTTAGGTGGCTGTCTGACACCAACAGGACTTGGTACAGAAGTAGAAGAAGGTAAACAAAAACTAACGATCGATGGCAAAGAATATCTTCTGGAATTACCATTACGTGCAGATGTTGCTTTGATCAAAGCAACGAAAGCAGATACTGCAGGTAATATTTCATTCCGAATGAATTCCAGAGCAACAAACAGTACGATGGCTATGGCTGCTGATACGGTGATCGTTGAAGTCGAAGAGATCGTGGAAGTGGGTGAACTAGGACCAGAAGAGATCGATGTTCCAGCACCTGTGATTGATATGATCTATGAAAGAACCGGTGAGAAACGACCAATGTGTCCAATGTGGCAGCGAGCCAAAGCAAAAGCGGAAGGAGGTCAGTGA
- a CDS encoding 3-oxoacid CoA-transferase subunit B, whose amino-acid sequence MAGLTGRKLIASRCAKFFKDGDFVNLGIGVPLMCVNYLPEGVDLWLEAEIGTVGSGPTPSWDKVDIDVIDAGGQPASVIKGGSVYDHEMSFAFIRGGHIDAAVLGTLQVDQEGNIANWTIPGKMVPGMGGAMDLCAGVKKIIVATDHCEKSGKSKILKKCTLPLTGVHCVTDIVTERCYFEVTKDGLVLRELAEGYSVEDILACTEADVIVPDEIGVMS is encoded by the coding sequence ATGGCAGGATTGACAGGAAGAAAGCTGATCGCATCACGATGTGCAAAGTTTTTTAAAGATGGAGATTTTGTAAATCTTGGTATCGGAGTTCCGCTGATGTGTGTAAATTATCTTCCAGAAGGTGTGGATCTGTGGCTGGAAGCAGAGATCGGAACCGTCGGAAGTGGACCAACCCCAAGCTGGGATAAAGTAGATATTGATGTTATTGATGCCGGCGGACAGCCTGCATCTGTGATCAAAGGTGGAAGCGTGTATGATCATGAGATGTCTTTTGCATTTATACGTGGCGGACATATTGATGCAGCAGTTCTTGGTACACTTCAGGTAGACCAAGAAGGCAATATCGCTAACTGGACGATTCCAGGGAAGATGGTGCCAGGAATGGGTGGTGCCATGGATCTGTGTGCCGGAGTGAAGAAGATCATCGTAGCAACAGACCATTGTGAAAAGAGTGGAAAGTCTAAGATATTAAAGAAATGTACACTTCCTTTGACGGGAGTTCATTGTGTAACAGATATCGTAACAGAACGCTGCTATTTTGAAGTTACAAAAGATGGTCTGGTGTTAAGGGAACTTGCAGAAGGATATAGTGTAGAAGATATCCTTGCATGCACAGAAGCTGATGTGATCGTACCGGATGAAATTGGTGTTATGAGCTGA
- a CDS encoding uracil-xanthine permease family protein translates to MNQEKNKGAEYDFYGKLPLQKAILLGLQHVFAMFVGNLTPVLIITGACGIASGTEFADVQIALLQNAMLIAGIVTLIQLYAIGPIGGKVPIIMGTSSGFIGVCSSVASVMGGGILGYGAIMGASIIGGLFESVLGFMLKPLRRFFPAVVTGTVVLSIGLSLIGVGVNSFGGGNSANDFGSIENLLLGTIVLVIIIALKHGTKGITSASSVLIGIIAGYIIAGIMGVVLPTTAVNADGVEYTKAWVLNWDKVAQAGWFAIPKFMPVKIIFDARAIVPVLIMFIVTAVETVGDISGVIEGGMDREATDSELSGGVVCDGIGSTIAAFFGVLPNTSFSQNVGLVTMTKIVNRFALATGAIFLILCGLFPKLAALISIMPQSVLGGAAVMMFSSIVISGIQLITKEPLTMRNITVVSVALGLGYGIGANSTVLSGLPEGIQLIFGGSGIVPAALVAIILNIALPKED, encoded by the coding sequence ATGAATCAAGAGAAAAACAAAGGTGCGGAATACGACTTTTACGGGAAACTTCCGCTGCAAAAAGCGATTCTCCTTGGTCTGCAGCATGTATTCGCTATGTTCGTAGGTAACCTTACTCCAGTCCTTATCATTACAGGGGCTTGTGGTATTGCTTCTGGAACCGAATTTGCAGACGTTCAGATTGCGCTTTTACAAAATGCAATGTTAATTGCCGGAATTGTTACACTGATCCAGTTGTACGCGATCGGACCGATCGGTGGAAAAGTTCCAATCATCATGGGAACGAGTTCAGGATTTATCGGTGTCTGCAGCAGTGTTGCATCTGTTATGGGTGGTGGAATCCTTGGATATGGTGCGATCATGGGTGCTTCCATTATCGGTGGGTTATTTGAATCTGTATTAGGATTTATGTTAAAACCACTTCGAAGATTTTTCCCAGCTGTCGTAACTGGTACGGTTGTACTTTCCATCGGATTATCACTGATCGGTGTTGGTGTGAATTCTTTTGGTGGAGGAAATTCTGCTAATGATTTCGGTTCAATCGAGAACTTGTTACTTGGAACAATTGTTCTTGTGATCATCATTGCATTAAAACATGGAACGAAAGGTATCACAAGTGCTTCTTCTGTACTGATCGGAATTATCGCAGGATACATTATCGCAGGAATCATGGGTGTTGTACTTCCTACAACTGCTGTCAATGCAGATGGTGTAGAGTATACAAAAGCATGGGTGTTAAACTGGGATAAAGTTGCTCAGGCTGGATGGTTTGCCATTCCAAAATTTATGCCTGTAAAAATCATTTTTGATGCAAGAGCGATCGTCCCTGTACTTATCATGTTTATCGTAACTGCTGTAGAAACAGTCGGAGATATTTCCGGAGTTATCGAAGGTGGTATGGATCGTGAAGCTACAGATTCTGAGCTTTCTGGTGGTGTTGTCTGTGATGGTATCGGATCTACGATCGCAGCATTCTTTGGTGTTTTACCAAATACATCATTCAGCCAGAATGTTGGTCTTGTTACTATGACAAAGATCGTAAACCGTTTTGCACTTGCAACAGGAGCAATCTTCTTAATCCTGTGTGGATTATTTCCAAAACTTGCTGCATTGATCTCTATCATGCCACAGAGCGTATTAGGTGGAGCAGCTGTTATGATGTTCTCTTCTATCGTAATCAGTGGTATTCAGCTGATCACAAAAGAACCATTAACAATGAGAAATATTACTGTCGTATCTGTAGCTCTCGGACTTGGATATGGAATCGGTGCAAACAGCACAGTTCTTTCTGGACTACCTGAAGGAATTCAGTTGATCTTCGGAGGATCTGGTATTGTACCTGCGGCACTTGTTGCAATTATTTTAAATATTGCATTGCCAAAAGAAGATTAA